One region of Lathamus discolor isolate bLatDis1 chromosome 2, bLatDis1.hap1, whole genome shotgun sequence genomic DNA includes:
- the NBEAL2 gene encoding neurobeachin-like protein 2 isoform X3 — translation MSNSPSAKEVFKERIGYAHLYEVLKSQGQPTQHLLQELLNMALEGDHSSFPVRPIRNEQPLLILLAWLPALACRELQVFLSGWLRRLCEASLPSRLTCVKAGMVGCLLAALATEPALPTACSENLLELLRALGSLSIRPGELRQLLRLLRREPGQGPHPYVEPVIRALSGMARVEGPPRALQCFDLTPGMAGIMVPTIQKWPGSAFAFHAWLCLSEEEPEPPARPKRRQLYSFFTAGGTGFEAFFTAGGVLVVAVCTKKDYMTVALPEFAFNDSAWHCVDIVHVAGRRPFGQTIVSIYADGHLRKTAQLRFPSLHESFTSCCIGSAGHRTTTTTATTASHPPASHGPELVFPQHPALGRSQSVPAALGPHAWTPTQPPTEGVVATTAAGSQDMEWGSPTSLEGHLGSVAIFCEALQQAQVKTLFCTGPNVTSPFTLEGDLAELSSKLLLYYTPQACRNNICLDLSPSHVLDGRLTGHKVVNWDIKDVVNCVGGMGVLLPLLEQVVSKREEPEDEQETSDLVGPELTSSRNAQGMLIPLGKSSESRLERNSVAAFLLLVKNFIQNHPVNQESLVQCHGPAIIGALLQKVSSPLLDMSTLMASQILMEQVASEGSGLLLHLLYQHLLFDFRIWSNSDFAVRLGHIQYLAGVVKDHKQRIRKKYGVQYILDSIRTYYGSSREKTTATDDIKTVQTSLFSLVKDFFCRSFSGEEMQSLLSYVAGAQDEQQVCGALEVIHSLLKGSPAQEQLFAFLFEPGHVEVLFSLLVQKKFSDEVRERVFKVLYKMLKYEKVPERSKNRLKLKDIGYQGLIACLSDIPGSMLLFRCLSEQVLGADPPNYKDLVAVVYLSHRAELTVRLDICRKLFHLIYAQQDMVKQLARLAGWQDTLTKLYVKESYESRQHSLSNGSNGGCLELLRLSDPAGKDGASPPPAELQELDVFLPLGYEASDQELSEGFSDHSISPSGRTKSFHSYNFRSFDSSDRASRSSSNPGDGPPFDGVYHPLSPFSTSPFDLGLDLASTSSIATAESGTQTPASGPGTPSPLESFKPFPGMRARKSSSLSNVLDESSYQDMLPSDNVSNTSNPQQTPEEELCNLLTNIIFSVTWRGVEGWDDVAWRERGQVFSVLTKLGTACELVRPPDEIKRSLLEMMLESALTDLKESGPATLPGLTHNALKLLRLLQDFLFSEGHNNQALWSEKIYEGVSSLLDKLGVWYHLANGTSDLKEMAQMGLRILVGYIMLQDPQLHSLAYVKLHSLLQTSSAPKKDEACYLLGKLETPLRRSLDAKSETFSWLVPIVRTLMDQCYETLQLQLFLPSLPPTNGSPTFYEDFQLFCTTPEWRGFIEKHVQPTMAQFEMDTFAKSHDHMSNFWNACYDAMMSSSQRREQEKAASGKMFQELVLEPAAKRSKVENIRHANMLKQANNHHSTVLKQWRSLCRLLTSPRSAWADRNPPEVRWKLSSAETYSRMRLKLVPNLNFDQHLEASALRDNLGADHLHNPAESLPLAMAKEAKVSELEDDQLAEEDLPVLDSQAEPKEQNQREKLVVSEDCELITTVAVIPGRLEVTTQHIYFYDGSSEKEETEGGIGYDFKRPLSHLREVHLRRYNLRRSALELFFIDQANYFLNFRKKVVATFLPPQPLLGPQRCPGSSHSMSSPPSAQVRNKVYSCILGLRPPNQIYFGSRSPQELLKASGLTQKWVLREISNFEYLMQLNTIAGRTYNDLSQYPVFPWILRDYVSETLDLTNPAVFRDLSKPIGVANERHAQEVKEKYESFEDPTGTVDKFHYGTHYSNAAGVMHYLIRTEPFTTLHIQLQSGRFDCSDRQFHSVPAAWQARMENPVDVKELIPEFFYFPEFLENMNGFDLGCLQLSNEKVGDVVLPRWARSREDFIHQHRKALESEYVSAHLHEWIDLIFGYKQRGPAAVDALNVFYYCTYEGAVDLDAIADETQRKALEGIISNFGQTPCQLLKEPHPARLSAESAARSLARLDTRSPNVFENLDQLKSFFVEGISDGVALVQAVVPKNQAHSFITQGSPDVLVTVSANGLLGTHNWLPYDKNISNYFSFTKDPTVSNAKTQRFLQGPFAPGADLCSRTLAVSPDGKLLFSGGHWDNSLRVTSLAKGKVVGHITRHIDVVTCLALDLCGIYLISGSRDTTCMVWQVLQQGGFSSGLAPKPVQVLYGHDAEVTCVAISTELDMAASGSKDGTIIIHTIRRGLFIRSLRPPGESSPPTTLSHLAVGPEGQVVAQTAVGQRACLKVRAAPLLGEREAPLLRPAG, via the exons ATGAGCAACTCTCCCTCGGCCAAG GAGGTGTTCAAGGAGCGCATTGGCTATGCCCACCTCTATGAGGTGTTGAAGAGCCAAGGCCAGCCAACCCAACACCTGCTTCAGGAGCTCCTCAACATG GCACTGGAGGGTGACCACAGCTCCTTCCCCGTGCGCCCCATCCGCAACgagcagcccctgctcatcctgctggcctGGCTGCCGGCTCTGGCATGCCGGGAGCTGCAGGTCTTCCTGTCGGGCTGGCTGCGGCGGCTCTGCGAAGCCTCCCTGCCCAGCCGCCTCACCTGCGTCAAGGCGGGCATGGTGGGCTGCCTGCTGGCTGCCCTGGCCACCGAGCCAGCGCTGCCCACTGCCTGCTCCGAAAacttgctggagctgctgcgggCATTGGGCAGCCTCTCCATTCGCCCCGGAGAGCTGCGGCAGCTGCTGCGCCTGCTGCGGCGTGAGCCGGGTCAAGGACCACATCCCTACGTGGAGCCCGTCATCCGGGCGCTCTCAGGGATGGCACGGGTCGAGGGACCGCCCCGGGCACTGCAGTGCTTCGACCTGACACCCGGCATGGCAGGGATCATGGTGCCCACCATCCAGAAGTGGCCTGGCAGTGCCTTCGCCTTCCACGCCTGGTTGTGCCTGAGTGAGGAGGAGCCCGAGCCACCCGCGAGGCCAAAGAGGAGGCAGCTCTACAG CTTCTTCACAGCTGGCGGGACAGGCTTTGAGGCATTCTTCACCGCCGGCGGCGTGTTGGTGGTGGCTGTCTGCACCAAGAAAGACTACATGACAGTGGCATTGCCAGAGTTTGCCTTCAATGACTCAGCTTGG CATTGCGTTGACATTGTCCACGTTGCCGGCCGCCGGCCCTTTGGCCAGACCATTGTCAGCATCTATGCCGATGGGCACCTGCGGAAAACAGCACAGCTCcgctttccttccctccatgaG TCCTTCACTTCCTGCTGCATTGGCTCTGCGGGACACCggaccaccaccaccactgccaccaccGCCAGCCACCCACCAGCTTCCCATGGGCCGGAGCTGGTCttcccccagcaccctgcactgGGCCGCTCCCAGTCTGTCCCCGCCGCACTGGGGCCCCATGCTTGGACCCCTACTCAGCCTCCCACCGAGGGGGTGGTGGCCACCACAGCAGCCGGCAGCCAGGACATGGAGTGGGGCAGCCCCACCTCCCTGGAGGGTCACCTCGGCTCCGTGGCTATCTTCTGTGAGGCTCTGCAGCAAGCCCAGGTCAAGACACTGTTCTGCACAG GACCAAATGTCACATCACCATTTACACTGGAAGGTGACttggcagagctcagcagcaaGCTCTTGCTGTACTACACCCCACAG GCCTGCAGGAACAACATCTGCCTGGACCTCTCTCCCAGCCATGTCTTGGATGGAAGGCTGACGGGGCACAAGGTGGTCAACTGGGACATCAAG GACGTGGTCAACTGTGTCGGTGGGATGggtgtgctgctgcccctgctcgAGCAAGTGGTCTCCAAGAGGGAGGAGCCAGAGGATGAGCAGGAGACCAGTGACCTGGTGGGGCCAGAGCTGACGTCCTCCAGGAATGCCCAGGGCATGCTCATCCCACTGGGCAAGTCCTCAG AGAGCAGGCTCGAGAGGAACAGCGTGGCCGCGTTCCTGCTGCTGGTGAAGAACTTCATCCAGAACCACCCTGTGAACCAGGAGAGCCTGGTGCAGTGCCACGGGCCGGCCATCATCGGGGCGCTGCTGCAGAAG GTCTCCAGCCCACTGCTGGACATGAGCACACTGATGGCCTCACAGATCCTCATGGAGCAGGTGGCCTCCGAGGGCAGCGGGCTCCTGCTGCACCTCCTCTACCAGCATCTCCTCTTCGACTTCCGCATCTGGAGCAACAGCGACTTTGCCGTCCGCTTAG GTCACATCCAGTATCTGGCCGGTGTTGTCAAGGACCACAAGCAGCGCATCCGCAAGAAGTATGGGGTGCAGTACATCCTTGACTCCATCCGGACGTATTATGG cagctccagggagaAGACCACAGCCACCGATGACATCAAGACAGTGCAAACATCCCTCTTCAGCCTGGTGAAagatttcttctgcagaagctTCTCTGGGGAGGAGATGCAGAGCTTGCTGAGCTATGTGGCCGGGGCTCAGGATGAGCAGCAG GTCTGCGGGGCACTGGAGGTGATCCACAGCCTGTTGAAGGGCTCgcctgcccaggagcagctctTTGCCTTCCTCTTCGAGCCAGGCCATGTGGAGGTCCTCTTCTCACTGCTAGTGCAGAAGAAGTTCTCTGATGAAGTGCGAGAGAGGGTTTTCAAG GTCCTCTACAAGATGCTGAAGTACGAGAAGGTCCCTGAGCGCAGCAAAAACCGCCTGAAGCTGAAGGACATCGGGTACCAGGGGCTCATCGCCTGCCTCAGTGACATCCCCGGCTCCATGCTGCTCTTCCGCTGCCTCTCAGAGCAGGTCCTTGGAGCAG ACCCTCCCAACTACAAGGACCTAGTGGCCGTGGTTTACCTGTCCCACCGGGCTGAGCTGACCGTCCGGCTCGACATCTGCCGCAAG CTCTTCCACTTGATCTACGCGCAACAGGACATGGTGAAGCAGCTGGCgaggctggctggctggcaggACACACTCACCAAGCTCTACGTCAAGGAGTCCTACGAGTCCCGCCAGCACAGCCTGAGCAACGGGAGCAATGGGGGCTGCCTGGAGCTCCTCCGCCTCTCAGACCCCGCTGGCAAGGATGGGGCAAGCCCACCACCGGccgagctgcaggagctggatgttttcctgcctctggGCTATGAGGCCTCAGACCAGGAGCTCTCTGAGGGCTTCTCTGACCACTCCATCTCCCCAAGTGGCCGCACCAAGTCTTTCCACTCCTACAACTTCAGGTCTTTTGACTCCTCCGACCGGGCCAGCCGCTCATCCTCCAATCCTGGTGATGGTCCTCCCTTTGATGGTGTCTACCACCCGCTCTCACCTTTCTCCACCTCACCGTTTGACCTGGGGCTCGAcctggccagcaccagctccatCGCCACGGCTGAGAGTGGCACTCAGACCCCTGCCAGTGGCCCTGGCACCCCATCACCCCTGGAGAGCTTCAAGCCCTTCCCAGGGATGCGAGCGCGCAAGAGCTCCAGCCTTTCCAATGTCCTGGATGAGAGCAGCTACCAGGACATGCTGCCCAGTGACAACGTATCCAACACCAGCAACCCCCAG CAAACACCTGAGGAGGAGCTGTGCAACCTCTTGACCAACATCATCTTCTCCGTGACCTGGCGCGGTGTGGAGGGCTGGGACGACGTGGCGTGGAGGGAGCGCGGACAGGTCTTCTCCGTGCTCACCAAGCTGGGGACGGCGTGCGAGCTGGTGCGGCCTCCCGATGAGATCAAGCGCAG CCTGCTGGAGATGATGCTGGAGTCAGCGCTGACGGATCTGAAGGAGTCGGGGCCAGCCACCCTGCCCGGTCTCACCCACAATGCCCTCAAGCTGCTAAGGCTGCTCCAGGACTTCTTGTTCTCCGAGGGACACAACAACCAGGCCCTCTGGAGTGAGAAG ATCTATGAGGGGGTGAGCAGCCTGCTGGACAAACTGGGCGTCTGGTACCACCTGGCCAACGGCACCTCCGACCTCAAGGAGATGGCCCAGATGGGTCTACGCATCCTCGTGGGCTACATCATGCTGCAGGACCCCCAG TTGCACTCGCTGGCGTATGTGAAGCTGCACAGCCTGCTGCAGACCTCCTCGGCTCCCAAAAAGGATGAGGCTTGCTACCTCCTGGGCAAGCTGGAGACCCCCCTACGGCGCTCACTGGATGCCAAGTCAGAGACCTTCTCCTGGTTGGTGCCCATCGTCCGTACACTGATGGACCAGTGCTATGAgaccctgcagctgcagctcttcctgcccTCGCTGCCCCCCACCAATGGCAGCCCCACTTTCTATGAGGACTTCCAGCTCTTCTGTACCACACCGGAGTGGAGAGGCTTCATCGAGAAGCAC GTGCAGCCCACCATGGCCCAGTTTGAGATGGACACCTTCGCCAAGAGCCACGACCACATGTCCAATTTCTGGAATGCCTGCTATGATGCTATGATGAGCAGCTCCCAGCGGCGggagcaggagaaggcagcCAGTGGCAAGATGTTCCAG gagctggtgctggagccAGCGGCAAAGCGCTCCAAGGTGGAAAACATCCGACATGCCAACATGCTCAAGCAGGCCAACAACCACCACAGCACCGTGCTGAAGCAGTGGCGGTCCCTGTGCCGCCTCCTCACCTCTCCCCGCTCCGCCTGGGCTGACCG GAACCCACCGGAGGTCCGCTGGAAGCTGTCAAGTGCCGAGACCTACTCCAGGATGAGGCTGAAACTGGTGCCCAACCTGAATTTTGACCAACACTTGGAGGCCAGTGCCCTACGGGACAACTTAG GAGCTGACCACCTCCACAACCCCGCTGAGTCCCTCCCACTTGCCATGGCCAAGGAGGCCAAGGTGAGCGAGCTGGAGGATGACCAACTGGCCGAGGAGGACCTCCCCGTCCTGGACAGCCA ggctgagcccaaGGAGCAGAACCAGCGGGAGAAGCTGGTGGTCTCAGAGGACTGCGAGCTCATCACGACGGTGGCTGTCATACCCGGGCGCCTGGAGGTGACAACGCAGCACATCTACTTCTACGACGGCAGCAGTGAGAAGGAGGAGACGGAGGGAG GGATCGGCTACGACTTCAAGCGCCCCTTGTCCCACCTCCGGGAGGTCCACCTGCGCCGCTACAACCTGCGCCGCTCCGCACTGGAGCTCTTCTTCATTGACCAGGCCAACTACTTCCTCAACTTCAGGAAAAAGGTGGTGGCAACCTTCCTCCCGCCCCAACCCCTCTTGGGGCCTCAGCGCTGCCCAGGCTCCAGCCACTCCATGTCCTCCCCTCCATCCGCACAGGTGAGGAACAAGGTGTACTCCTGCATCCTTGGCCTGCGTCCCCCCAACCAGATCTACTTTGGCAGCCGATCgccccaggagctgctgaaagCCTCAGGGCTCACACAG AAATGGGTCCTGCGGGAGATCTCCAACTTCGAGTACCTCATGCAGCTGAACACAATTGCAGGGCGCACCTACAATGACCTCTCCCAATACCCTGTG TTCCCCTGGATCTTGCGGGATTACGTCTCGGAGACCCTTGACCTCACCAACCCGGCAGTGTTCCGGGACCTGTCCAAGCCCATTGGAGTGGCCAATGAGCGGCATGCCCAGGAGGTGAAGGAAAA GTACGAGAGCTTTGAGGACCCCACAGGCACGGTGGACAAGTTCCACTACGGCACGCACTACTCCAACGCAGCGGGGGTCATGCACTACCTGATCCGCACCGAGCCCTTCACCACCCTCCACATCCAGCTGCAGAGTGGCAG GTTTGACTGCTCAGACCGGCAGTTCCACTCGGTGCCAGCAGCATGGCAAGCACGCATGGAGAACCCTGTGGACGTCAAGGAGCTCATCCCCGAGTTCTTCTACTTCCCCGAGTTCCTGGAGAACATGAACG gctTCGACctgggctgcctgcagctctccaACGAGAAGGTGGGCGATGTGGTGCTGCCCCGGTGGGCGCGCTCCCGCGAGGACTTCATCCACCAGCACCGCAAAGCCCTG GAGTCGGAGTACGTCTCAGCCCACCTCCACGAATGGATCGACCTCATTTTTGGGTACAAGCAACGAGGCCCGGCTGCCGTGGACGCCCTCAACGTCTTCTACTACTGCACCTATGAAG gggCTGTGGACCTTGATGCCATCGCTGACGAGACACAGAGGAAGGCTCTGGAGGGCATCATCAGCAACTTTGGGCAGACGCCCTGCCAGCTGCTTAAG GAGCCCCATCCCGCCCGGCTCTCAGCAGAGAGCGCTGCCCGGAGCCTGGCCCGTCTCGACACCCGCTCACCCAATGTCTTTGAGAACCTGGACCAGCTCAAGTCTTTCTTTGTGGAG GGCATCAGCGATGGGGTGGCCCTCGTGCAGGCTGTGGTCCCCAAGAACCAGGCACACTCCTTCATCACTCAGGGATCACCTGACGTCCTG GTCACCGTGAGTGCCAACGGCTTGCTGGGCACCCATAACTGGTTACCCTATGACAAAAACATCTCCAACTACTTCAGCTTCACCAAAGACCCCACCGTCTCCAATGCAAA GACCCAGCGCTTCCTGCAGGGCCCCTTCGCCCCCGGCGCAGACCTCTGCTCCAGGACGCTGGCTGTGTCCCCCGATGGgaagctgcttttcagtggGGGACACTGGGACAACAGCCTCCGCGTCACCTCGCTGGCCAAAGGGAAGGTCGTTGGGCACATCACCCGGCACATAG ATGTTGTCACCTGCCTGGCGCTTGACCTCTGTGGCATCTACCTCATTTCTGGGTCCCGGGACACCACCTGCATGGTGTGGCAGGTCCTGCAGCAG GGTGGGTTTTCCAGTGGCTTGGCTCCCAAACCCGTCCAGGTCCTGTACGGTCACGACGCCGAGGTGACGTGCGTGGCCATCAGCACCGAGCTGGACATGGCAGCGTCAGGCTCCAAg GATGGCACCATCATCATCCACACCATCCGCCGGGGTCTCTTCATCCGGTCCCTGCGGCCGCCCGGCGAGAGCTCGCCACCCACCACCCTCTCCCACTTGGCTGTGGGGCCAGAAGGGCAGGTGGTGGCCCAGACCGCCGTGGGTCAGCGAGCCTGCTTGAAG GTTCGCGCTGCACCTCTACTCGGTGAACGGGAAGCACCTCTCCTCCGTCCCGCTGGATGA